In a genomic window of Drosophila albomicans strain 15112-1751.03 chromosome 4, ASM965048v2, whole genome shotgun sequence:
- the LOC117573110 gene encoding transcriptional activator cubitus interruptus isoform X3 has protein sequence MDAYALPTYFPLAYTELQFLASRRAAAAAAASMIPTTHSQSSNHISSPSTDVTSTVPVLVPPSTMTTVPDSTAVTNVNVTNGHTLLSSNVGGHHHHHQFHGHGGVTGMTAGQTQQHDFHPAYRIPGYMEQFYAMQRNSPSASYHDPYANCSPAFHLAGLGLGSGDYLGSRGGMGSLSDLHHAAVAAAAAAAAGSLASTDFHFSVDGSRPPGGGSIRASVSRKRALSSSPYSDSFDISSMIRFSPNSLATLMNGSRASSAASGGSYGHLSAGTISPMTHMSPHLQQLQAHLLRASAGLLQPAITPQQAAAAASYSMSHVALGLTEPVSANSKELTLGGSTSQTSTPTSTIISATLDETTVKPNGPKQNYDDRCNSKINCLGKNSSINNSKRLLEQPSSTSGCVAQVEADSATANVTERRQKANKTLADAINRGESHTFDRDHQLNDYDCATADTTDIKDEPGDFIETHCHWCNCNIEFGTQDELVKHINNDHIQSNKKAFVCRWEDCSRGEKPFKAQYMLVVHMRRHTGEKPHKCTFEGCFKAYSRLENLKTHLRSHTGEKPYTCEYPGCSKAFSNASDRAKHQNRTHSNEKPYICKAPGCTKRYTDPSSLRKHVKTVHGAEFYANKKHKGLPLHDVNSGLEKHKNSSRETTDQHHHNLSIQLQEQNIDSSPCSDDLRSGKTISVSSPSIKSESDVNSPGQLTNDCLMHSYRQDDESWPYNEDIDAADLPIVLRAMVNIGNGGSTCANVRQRFRSRLQSKVFHSAGTSMLSNIPESNRPIGMSELNQRITELKMEPGTAMTTPTPQPVISGQYSSDHFTELQMNNTHFMQQSLNSSIQHPSIPSQLRRDSQNSNASTYYCSMPSRRSSQSSQRSSISTMRPRPIYNNNNNNITGPTTSYPTSLYDPISPGCSRRSSQMSNGVAANAQTSTNINSGNIQAMDAPRGEVARMTDISDIPYGTSLPPPPSSHLIATHLQRLQSSESSASHFHGRNSVPNTLQCPSPMSNSIYCSLYDGESHTQYDSNYSRRQSEPILAQQKFQNISTSNLSSFAINNSFQNRNKIKACADSAGQDSQLLTDVTKSNSSTVDYHPNEKVNLDEVEELILPDEMLQYLNLVKETEKYHENDMHEAMSGIKSSVTLRSSNQQAPVNELQCHQSAIATATISCPTYAQRNSESAILSQSHRYTVICSRKTTIDSPSSPHVNNPGFIVIPTTAQLNDKTHPIIDSSMTSMPELPIQPSPTAAGPHDQKLNNGNVEIQCRIVSQSQLSPTTTNIKATFESKSINQNHNSYLLMNPFAPDTMAMSDPKQFFEQQANMCKVVKIGWRQIRQHSLAIIATATAI, from the exons ATGGACGCATATGCATTACCAACTTACTTTCCACTGGC gTATACGGAACTACAGTTCTTAGCATCTCGGcgagccgctgctgctgctgcagcctcAATGATCCCAACAACGCACTCCCAGTCTAGTAACCATATATCCTCGCCCTCAACGGATGTGACTAGCACGGTGCCAGTTTTAGTTCCTCCGTCAACAATGACAACGGTTCCTGATTCTACGGCAGTcacaaatgtaaatgtaacaAATGGTCACACATTACTCAGTAGTAATGTGGGCGGACATCACCATCATCACCAATTCCATGGTCATGGTGGAGTCACAGGTATGACTGCTGGtcaaacacaacaacatgATTTCCATCCAGCTTATCGAATTCCTGGCTACATGGAACAATTCTATGCAATGCAACGCAATAGTCCATCCGCTTCCTATCATG ATCCATATGCCAACTGCTCACCGGCATTTCACCTGGCTGGCTTGGGTCTTGGCTCTGGCGACTACTTAGGCAGCCGAGGAGGTATGGGATCGCTGAGCGATCTACATCATGCTGCGGTCGCTGCggcggctgccgctgctgctggatCGCTGGCAAGTActgattttcatttcagtGTGGATGGTTCCCGACCCCCAGGTGGTGGAAGCATTCGTGCTAGCGTTAGTCGAAAACGTGCACTTTCCTCGTCGCCGTACTCGGATTCTTTTGATATTAGTTCAATGATTCGATTCTCTCCCAACTCTTTGGCCACGCTAATGAATGGATCGCGGGCTAGCAGCGCCGCAAGTGGAGGTTCATACGGTCATCTATCTGCTGGCACAATCAGTCCTATGACGCATATGTCACCACatttgcaacagctgcaagcGCATTTGCTACGCGCTAGCGCAGGACTCTTGCAACCAGCAATAACGCCTCAACAGGCCGCGGCAGCAGCAAGTTATTCGATGAGTCATGTTGCTCTCGGCCTTACTGAGCCGGTCTCTGCAAATTCAAAGGAACTAACGTTGGGCGGCAGTACCAGCCAAACATCGACGCCAACTTCGACAATTATAAGCGCAACTCTAGATGAGACTACTGTTAAACCAAACGGCCCAAAACAG AATTACGACGATCGATGCAACTCAAAGATAAATTGTTTAGGTAAAAATAGCAGCATTAATAACAGTAAGAGGCTACTCGAGCAACCGTCATCTACTTCAGGATGCGTTGCCCAAGTCGAAGCAGACAGCGCAACGGCAAATGTGACCGAACGGCgtcaaaaagcaaacaagacGCTAGCTGACGCTATTAACCGTGGTGAAAGCCACACATTCGATCGTGATCACCAATTAAACGACTATGATTGCGCAACAGCAGACACAACCGATATTAAGGATGAACCAGGCGATTTTATCGAAACGCATTGCCATTGGTGTAATTGTAATATTGAATTCGGCACGCAGGATGAGCTCGTCAAACATATTAACAACGATCATATTCAGAGCAACAAAAAGGCATTTGTATGTCGATGGGAAGATTGCTCGCGCGGTGAAAAGCCTTTCAAGGCCCAGTACATGCTTGTGGTGCATATGCGCCGCCACACAGGAGAAAAACCTCACAAATGCACT TTTGAAGGCTGTTTCAAAGCTTACTCTCGCTTGGAGAATTTGAAAACTCATCTTCGATCCCACACTGGCGAGAAACCATATACTTGCGAATATCCCGGATGCAGCAAGGCATTTAGTAATGCGAGCGATCGGGCTAAGCACCAGAACAGAACGCATAGTAATGAG AAGCCCTATATTTGCAAAGCACCTGGCTGTACCAAACGATACACGGATCCCAGTTCATTGCGAAAACATGTGAAGACTGTGCACGGTGCCGAGTTCTATGCGAATAAGAAGCACAAGGGATTACCACTTCATGATGTCAACTCAGGGCTGGAGAAGCATAAAAATAGTAGTAGGGAGACGACTGATCAGCATCATCACAATCTAAGCATTCAGTTGCAGGAGCAAAATATCGATTCCAGCCCTTGCAGCGATGATTTGAGATCTGGCAAAACGATTAGTGTTTCTAGCCCTAGCATCAAGTCTGAATCGGATGTCAATTCTCCTGGACAACTAACAAATGATTGTCTAATGCATTCTTATCGTCAAGATGATGAGAGTTGGCCGTATAACGAGGATATAGATGCTGCCGATTTGCCAATTGTGCTGCGTGCCATGGTTAATATAGGCAATGGAGGATCCACGTGTGCTAATGTCCGTCAGCGTTTTCGCAGCCGATTGCAATCAAAAGTGTTTCACTCGGCTGGCACTTCTATGCTTTCGAATATACCAGAGAGTAATCGACCAATTGGTATGTCCGAGCTAAATCAGCGCATCACTGAGCTCAAAATGGAACCCGGTACAGCAATGACAACACCAACGCCTCAACCTGTGATCTCGGGTCAATATTCGTCTGATCATTTTACTGAGCTGCAAATGAATAATACTCATTTTATGCAGCAATCACTCAACAGCTCCATTCAACATCCGTCTATCCCGTCGCAATTAAGACGCGATAGTCAAAATTCGAATGCTAGCACATATTACTGCAGCATGCCAAGTCGTCGCAGCAGTCAATCTTCACAAAGGTCTTCCATATCGACAATGCGACCCCGTCccatttataataataataataataatataaccGGACCAACAACATCCTATCCGACATCGCTCTACGATCCAATTTCACCAGGTTGTTCGCGGCGCTCCAGTCAAATGTCAAATGGCGTTGCTGCGAACGCACAAACATCTACAAATATTAACAGTGGTAACATTCAAGCGATGGACGCGCCACGTGGGGAAGTAGCTCGAATGACAGATATATCAGATATTCCATATGGTACTAGCTTGCCACCACCGCCGTCATCGCATTTGATTGCCACACATTTGCAACGCTTACAATCGAGTGAATCAAGTGCCTCCCATTTCCATGGACGTAATTCGGTGCCAAACACTTTACAGTGTCCCAGCCCAAtgtcaaattcaatttactgtTCACTATATGATGGCGAGAGTCATACGCAATACGACTCTAATTATTCCAGACGACAGTCAGAACCAATATTAGCCCAACAAAAATTTCAGAACATCTCTACATCGAACCTCTCGtcatttgcaattaataataGCTTCCAgaatcgaaataaaataaaagcatgcGCAGACTCTGCTGGACAGGACAGTCAACTTCTCACTGATGTGACCAAATCGAATAGTTCAACCGTCGATTATCATCCAAATGAGAAGGTAAATTTGGATGAAGTTGAAGAACTGATACTACCCGATGAAATGTTGCAGTATCTCAATTTGGTTAAGGAAACGGAGAAATATCATGAGAATGATATGCATGAGGCAATGTCAGGTATAAAATCATCCGTTACACTTAGAAGTAGCAACCAACAAGCTCCAGTAAACGAGTTGCAATGCCATCAATCGGCTATAGCTACCGCTACAATTAGTTGTCCTACATATGCTCAACGAAATTCTGAGTCTGCCATCTTATCTCAGTCTCATCGATATACTGTTATCTGTAGCCGCAAGACCACAATTGATTCGCCAAGTAGTCCTCACGTAAACAATCCAGGATTTATTGTGATTCCAACCACTGCCCAACTAAATGATAAGACGCATCCGATCATCGATTCCTCAATGACAAGCATGCCTGAACTACCTATACAGCCTTCACCTACCGCAGCAGGACCTCACGATCAAAAACTGAATAATGGCAACGTGGAGATACAATGCAGGATAGTCAGTCAATCTCAATTGTCACCAACGACCACAAATATTAAAGCAACATTTGAATCGAAATCGATTAATCAGAATCACAATTCTTATTTGCTGATGAATCCTTTTGCCCCTGATACTATGGCAATGTCAGAtccaaaacaattttttgagCAACAAGCT AATATGTGCAAAGTTGTCAAAATTGGATGGAGACAAATTCGTCAACACTCGCTTGCAATAatagccacagcaacagcaatttga